A window of Strix aluco isolate bStrAlu1 chromosome 2, bStrAlu1.hap1, whole genome shotgun sequence contains these coding sequences:
- the BORA gene encoding protein aurora borealis isoform X4, translating to MGDTKESKMQITPETPGRVTVLNPFESPSDYYTLQEQIVSSPSVFKSTTSSSTPGKFRWSIDQLALINPVEIDSEDVRRQAMYLSHARIDKETEDRRQKAIEEFFTKRLIVPSPWTEHEGKQVSQFNSTKSIDLNNISPIGRQLTLQPGKSNAACQTVLSLPVDFNLEKILGEYFRTDEFADQSQENLSSSSLRRKLFLEENGSVSGCLSPSLHSPCGSQPLGVLCSIDISPVRCRSPLETSSSGQFSSSPIQGGTRAYSLGSITSPTFPEGSPAHNGSPTFSPIAFHIRKTPLSDQRKFTFHSPDIPSSSNRMTPPSTRSPYIDGCSPIKNCSPMRLGACRGTTQYQTSVIRIPITVENHVEDEKDKENASPAETRFPETDNGINLRQQDGDTFAHGTHLVVATVSIAPAHSEACHQRLSSFQDIEGSKENNTVDMADAAEVSEENTWIKETIGSSNAPMTSFMTGITFSIENSRMCMSPLAESSAIPCDNSSIQVDSGYNTQTCGSSIMDTVGAENSCRENDVNTNVLQNKSQLLRTKECSILNHKDNQLLRAKSPEKQSCFHKAKPRSTVFGQNATCNVSAWKHKNENQVQGFHKNGMISSGRIWDASSASYSIPQPTEKLIPK from the exons ATGGGTGATACAAAAGAGTCTAAAATGCAGATAACACCAGAAACTCCAGGACGAGTCACGGTCCTGAATCCTTTTGAAAGTCCTAGTGATTATTATACTCTTCAGGAGCAGATTGTCTCCAGTCCTTCAGTCTTTAAATCAACAACTTCTTCATCT acaccAGGAAAATTTAGATGGTCTATTGATCAGCTTGCTCTAATAAATCCTGTGGAAATTGACTCAGAAGATGTTCGACGCCAAGCAATGTATTTGAGTCATGCTAG AATTGATAAGGAGACAGAAGACAGAAGGCAAAAAGCCATTGAGGAG TTTTTCACAAAAAGACTCATAGTTCCTTCTCCATGGACTGAACATGAAGGCAAGCAAGTTTCTCAGTTTAATTCAACTAAAT CCATAGATCTAAATAACATTTCTCCGATTGGAAGACAGCTAACTTTGCAGCCTGGGAAAAGCAATG CTGCTTGTCAGACAGTATTGTCTTTGCCAGTGGATTTTAATTTAGAGAAAATACTAG GTGAATATTTTAGAACAGATGAATTTGCAGATCAGTCTCAGGAAAATCTGAGCTCTTCATCACTCAGAAGAAAGctgtttttagaagaaaatggaagtgtGTCTGGGTGTTTATCCCCTTCTCTGCATAGTCCATGTGGTAGTCAGCCACTTGGAGTGCTTTGTTCAATAGACATATCTCCAGTCCGGTGCAGAAGCCCTCTGGAAACATCTAGTTCA ggTCAGTTTTCGTCAAGCCCTATTCAGGGAGGAACAAGGGCTTATAGTCTGGGAAGTATAACCAGTCCCACATTTCCAGAGGGGTCTCCTGCGCATAATGGTTCTCCTACTTTTTCACCAATTGCTTTTCACATAAGAAAGACACCACTATCAG ACCAAAGAAAATTTACGTTTCATTCTCCAGATATTCCTTCTTCCTCAAATAGAATGACACCCCCAAGTACAAGAAGTCCTTACATAGATGGTTGTTCTCCAATTAAAAACTGTTCTCCTATGAGGCTTGGAGCATGTAGAGGAACTACCCAGTATCAGACTTCTGTCATTAGAATACCTATTACAGTTGAGAATCACGTTGAGGAtgagaaagacaaggaaaatgCTTCTCCAGCGGAAACTCGGTTCCCAGAAACAGATAATGGAATAAACTTACGTCAGCAAGATGGTGATACTTTTGCACATGGTACACATCTCGTGGTAGCAACTGTGTCTATTGCACCAGCTCACTCAGAAGCTTGTCACCAAAGGTTGTCATCGTTTCAGGATATAGAAGGCTCAAAGGAAAATAATACTGTAGATATGGCTGATGCAGCTGAAGTGTCGGAAGAAAACACTTGGATAAAAGAAACAATTGGCAGTAGCAATGCACCAATGACAAGCTTTATGACAGGGATAACTTTCAGTATTGAAAATTCTCGCATGTGCATGTCACCTCTTGCAGAAAGCAGTGCAATTCCTTGTGACAACAGTAGTATTCAG GTGGACAGTGGTTATAATACACAGACTTGTGGAAGCAGCATTATGGATACTGTGGGGGCTGAAAACAGTTGCAGAGAAAATGATGTGAATACGAATGTGCTTCAGAATAAATCTCAGCTGCTTAGAACAAAG GAGTGTTCCATTTTAAACCATAAGGACAATCAGTTGCTGAGAGCAAAATCTCCAGAGAAGCAATCCTGTTTCCATAAAGCAAAACCACGTAGTACAGTATTTGGTCAAAATGCAACTTGCAACGTTTCTGCCtggaaacataaaaatgaaaatcaagttCAGGGATTTCACAAAAATGGTAT GATATCCAGTGGCAGGATATGGGATGCAAGTTCTGCTTCCTATTCTATTCCACAGCCCACAGAAAAGCTCATACCAAAGTGA
- the BORA gene encoding protein aurora borealis isoform X1 yields the protein MGDTKESKMQITPETPGRVTVLNPFESPSDYYTLQEQIVSSPSVFKSTTSSSTPGKFRWSIDQLALINPVEIDSEDVRRQAMYLSHARIDKETEDRRQKAIEEFFTKRLIVPSPWTEHEGKQVSQFNSTKSIDLNNISPIGRQLTLQPGKSNAACQTVLSLPVDFNLEKILGEYFRTDEFADQSQENLSSSSLRRKLFLEENGSVSGCLSPSLHSPCGSQPLGVLCSIDISPVRCRSPLETSSSGQFSSSPIQGGTRAYSLGSITSPTFPEGSPAHNGSPTFSPIAFHIRKTPLSDQRKFTFHSPDIPSSSNRMTPPSTRSPYIDGCSPIKNCSPMRLGACRGTTQYQTSVIRIPITVENHVEDEKDKENASPAETRFPETDNGINLRQQDGDTFAHGTHLVVATVSIAPAHSEACHQRLSSFQDIEGSKENNTVDMADAAEVSEENTWIKETIGSSNAPMTSFMTGITFSIENSRMCMSPLAESSAIPCDNSSIQVDSGYNTQTCGSSIMDTVGAENSCRENDVNTNVLQNKSQLLRTKECSILNHKDNQLLRAKSPEKQSCFHKAKPRSTVFGQNATCNVSAWKHKNENQVQGFHKNGILAPRKRLDRNALLGV from the exons ATGGGTGATACAAAAGAGTCTAAAATGCAGATAACACCAGAAACTCCAGGACGAGTCACGGTCCTGAATCCTTTTGAAAGTCCTAGTGATTATTATACTCTTCAGGAGCAGATTGTCTCCAGTCCTTCAGTCTTTAAATCAACAACTTCTTCATCT acaccAGGAAAATTTAGATGGTCTATTGATCAGCTTGCTCTAATAAATCCTGTGGAAATTGACTCAGAAGATGTTCGACGCCAAGCAATGTATTTGAGTCATGCTAG AATTGATAAGGAGACAGAAGACAGAAGGCAAAAAGCCATTGAGGAG TTTTTCACAAAAAGACTCATAGTTCCTTCTCCATGGACTGAACATGAAGGCAAGCAAGTTTCTCAGTTTAATTCAACTAAAT CCATAGATCTAAATAACATTTCTCCGATTGGAAGACAGCTAACTTTGCAGCCTGGGAAAAGCAATG CTGCTTGTCAGACAGTATTGTCTTTGCCAGTGGATTTTAATTTAGAGAAAATACTAG GTGAATATTTTAGAACAGATGAATTTGCAGATCAGTCTCAGGAAAATCTGAGCTCTTCATCACTCAGAAGAAAGctgtttttagaagaaaatggaagtgtGTCTGGGTGTTTATCCCCTTCTCTGCATAGTCCATGTGGTAGTCAGCCACTTGGAGTGCTTTGTTCAATAGACATATCTCCAGTCCGGTGCAGAAGCCCTCTGGAAACATCTAGTTCA ggTCAGTTTTCGTCAAGCCCTATTCAGGGAGGAACAAGGGCTTATAGTCTGGGAAGTATAACCAGTCCCACATTTCCAGAGGGGTCTCCTGCGCATAATGGTTCTCCTACTTTTTCACCAATTGCTTTTCACATAAGAAAGACACCACTATCAG ACCAAAGAAAATTTACGTTTCATTCTCCAGATATTCCTTCTTCCTCAAATAGAATGACACCCCCAAGTACAAGAAGTCCTTACATAGATGGTTGTTCTCCAATTAAAAACTGTTCTCCTATGAGGCTTGGAGCATGTAGAGGAACTACCCAGTATCAGACTTCTGTCATTAGAATACCTATTACAGTTGAGAATCACGTTGAGGAtgagaaagacaaggaaaatgCTTCTCCAGCGGAAACTCGGTTCCCAGAAACAGATAATGGAATAAACTTACGTCAGCAAGATGGTGATACTTTTGCACATGGTACACATCTCGTGGTAGCAACTGTGTCTATTGCACCAGCTCACTCAGAAGCTTGTCACCAAAGGTTGTCATCGTTTCAGGATATAGAAGGCTCAAAGGAAAATAATACTGTAGATATGGCTGATGCAGCTGAAGTGTCGGAAGAAAACACTTGGATAAAAGAAACAATTGGCAGTAGCAATGCACCAATGACAAGCTTTATGACAGGGATAACTTTCAGTATTGAAAATTCTCGCATGTGCATGTCACCTCTTGCAGAAAGCAGTGCAATTCCTTGTGACAACAGTAGTATTCAG GTGGACAGTGGTTATAATACACAGACTTGTGGAAGCAGCATTATGGATACTGTGGGGGCTGAAAACAGTTGCAGAGAAAATGATGTGAATACGAATGTGCTTCAGAATAAATCTCAGCTGCTTAGAACAAAG GAGTGTTCCATTTTAAACCATAAGGACAATCAGTTGCTGAGAGCAAAATCTCCAGAGAAGCAATCCTGTTTCCATAAAGCAAAACCACGTAGTACAGTATTTGGTCAAAATGCAACTTGCAACGTTTCTGCCtggaaacataaaaatgaaaatcaagttCAGGGATTTCACAAAAATG GAATACTGGCACCAAGAAAGAGACTGGACAGAAATGCATTGCTGGGGGTCTGA
- the BORA gene encoding protein aurora borealis isoform X3 has product MGDTKESKMQITPETPGRVTVLNPFESPSDYYTLQEQIVSSPSVFKSTTSSSTPGKFRWSIDQLALINPVEIDSEDVRRQAMYLSHARIDKETEDRRQKAIEEFFTKRLIVPSPWTEHEGKQVSQFNSTKSACQTVLSLPVDFNLEKILGEYFRTDEFADQSQENLSSSSLRRKLFLEENGSVSGCLSPSLHSPCGSQPLGVLCSIDISPVRCRSPLETSSSGQFSSSPIQGGTRAYSLGSITSPTFPEGSPAHNGSPTFSPIAFHIRKTPLSDQRKFTFHSPDIPSSSNRMTPPSTRSPYIDGCSPIKNCSPMRLGACRGTTQYQTSVIRIPITVENHVEDEKDKENASPAETRFPETDNGINLRQQDGDTFAHGTHLVVATVSIAPAHSEACHQRLSSFQDIEGSKENNTVDMADAAEVSEENTWIKETIGSSNAPMTSFMTGITFSIENSRMCMSPLAESSAIPCDNSSIQVDSGYNTQTCGSSIMDTVGAENSCRENDVNTNVLQNKSQLLRTKECSILNHKDNQLLRAKSPEKQSCFHKAKPRSTVFGQNATCNVSAWKHKNENQVQGFHKNGILAPRKRLDRNALLGV; this is encoded by the exons ATGGGTGATACAAAAGAGTCTAAAATGCAGATAACACCAGAAACTCCAGGACGAGTCACGGTCCTGAATCCTTTTGAAAGTCCTAGTGATTATTATACTCTTCAGGAGCAGATTGTCTCCAGTCCTTCAGTCTTTAAATCAACAACTTCTTCATCT acaccAGGAAAATTTAGATGGTCTATTGATCAGCTTGCTCTAATAAATCCTGTGGAAATTGACTCAGAAGATGTTCGACGCCAAGCAATGTATTTGAGTCATGCTAG AATTGATAAGGAGACAGAAGACAGAAGGCAAAAAGCCATTGAGGAG TTTTTCACAAAAAGACTCATAGTTCCTTCTCCATGGACTGAACATGAAGGCAAGCAAGTTTCTCAGTTTAATTCAACTAAAT CTGCTTGTCAGACAGTATTGTCTTTGCCAGTGGATTTTAATTTAGAGAAAATACTAG GTGAATATTTTAGAACAGATGAATTTGCAGATCAGTCTCAGGAAAATCTGAGCTCTTCATCACTCAGAAGAAAGctgtttttagaagaaaatggaagtgtGTCTGGGTGTTTATCCCCTTCTCTGCATAGTCCATGTGGTAGTCAGCCACTTGGAGTGCTTTGTTCAATAGACATATCTCCAGTCCGGTGCAGAAGCCCTCTGGAAACATCTAGTTCA ggTCAGTTTTCGTCAAGCCCTATTCAGGGAGGAACAAGGGCTTATAGTCTGGGAAGTATAACCAGTCCCACATTTCCAGAGGGGTCTCCTGCGCATAATGGTTCTCCTACTTTTTCACCAATTGCTTTTCACATAAGAAAGACACCACTATCAG ACCAAAGAAAATTTACGTTTCATTCTCCAGATATTCCTTCTTCCTCAAATAGAATGACACCCCCAAGTACAAGAAGTCCTTACATAGATGGTTGTTCTCCAATTAAAAACTGTTCTCCTATGAGGCTTGGAGCATGTAGAGGAACTACCCAGTATCAGACTTCTGTCATTAGAATACCTATTACAGTTGAGAATCACGTTGAGGAtgagaaagacaaggaaaatgCTTCTCCAGCGGAAACTCGGTTCCCAGAAACAGATAATGGAATAAACTTACGTCAGCAAGATGGTGATACTTTTGCACATGGTACACATCTCGTGGTAGCAACTGTGTCTATTGCACCAGCTCACTCAGAAGCTTGTCACCAAAGGTTGTCATCGTTTCAGGATATAGAAGGCTCAAAGGAAAATAATACTGTAGATATGGCTGATGCAGCTGAAGTGTCGGAAGAAAACACTTGGATAAAAGAAACAATTGGCAGTAGCAATGCACCAATGACAAGCTTTATGACAGGGATAACTTTCAGTATTGAAAATTCTCGCATGTGCATGTCACCTCTTGCAGAAAGCAGTGCAATTCCTTGTGACAACAGTAGTATTCAG GTGGACAGTGGTTATAATACACAGACTTGTGGAAGCAGCATTATGGATACTGTGGGGGCTGAAAACAGTTGCAGAGAAAATGATGTGAATACGAATGTGCTTCAGAATAAATCTCAGCTGCTTAGAACAAAG GAGTGTTCCATTTTAAACCATAAGGACAATCAGTTGCTGAGAGCAAAATCTCCAGAGAAGCAATCCTGTTTCCATAAAGCAAAACCACGTAGTACAGTATTTGGTCAAAATGCAACTTGCAACGTTTCTGCCtggaaacataaaaatgaaaatcaagttCAGGGATTTCACAAAAATG GAATACTGGCACCAAGAAAGAGACTGGACAGAAATGCATTGCTGGGGGTCTGA
- the BORA gene encoding protein aurora borealis isoform X2 has translation MGDTKESKMQITPETPGRVTVLNPFESPSDYYTLQEQIVSSPSVFKSTTSSSTPGKFRWSIDQLALINPVEIDSEDVRRQAMYLSHARIDKETEDRRQKAIEEFFTKRLIVPSPWTEHEGKQVSQFNSTKSIDLNNISPIGRQLTLQPGKSNAACQTVLSLPVDFNLEKILGEYFRTDEFADQSQENLSSSSLRRKLFLEENGSVSGCLSPSLHSPCGSQPLGVLCSIDISPVRCRSPLETSSSGQFSSSPIQGGTRAYSLGSITSPTFPEGSPAHNGSPTFSPIAFHIRKTPLSDQRKFTFHSPDIPSSSNRMTPPSTRSPYIDGCSPIKNCSPMRLGACRGTTQYQTSVIRIPITVENHVEDEKDKENASPAETRFPETDNGINLRQQDGDTFAHGTHLVVATVSIAPAHSEACHQRLSSFQDIEGSKENNTVDMADAAEVSEENTWIKETIGSSNAPMTSFMTGITFSIENSRMCMSPLAESSAIPCDNSSIQVDSGYNTQTCGSSIMDTVGAENSCRENDVNTNVLQNKSQLLRTKECSILNHKDNQLLRAKSPEKQSCFHKAKPRSTVFGQNATCNVSAWKHKNENQVQGFHKNGM, from the exons ATGGGTGATACAAAAGAGTCTAAAATGCAGATAACACCAGAAACTCCAGGACGAGTCACGGTCCTGAATCCTTTTGAAAGTCCTAGTGATTATTATACTCTTCAGGAGCAGATTGTCTCCAGTCCTTCAGTCTTTAAATCAACAACTTCTTCATCT acaccAGGAAAATTTAGATGGTCTATTGATCAGCTTGCTCTAATAAATCCTGTGGAAATTGACTCAGAAGATGTTCGACGCCAAGCAATGTATTTGAGTCATGCTAG AATTGATAAGGAGACAGAAGACAGAAGGCAAAAAGCCATTGAGGAG TTTTTCACAAAAAGACTCATAGTTCCTTCTCCATGGACTGAACATGAAGGCAAGCAAGTTTCTCAGTTTAATTCAACTAAAT CCATAGATCTAAATAACATTTCTCCGATTGGAAGACAGCTAACTTTGCAGCCTGGGAAAAGCAATG CTGCTTGTCAGACAGTATTGTCTTTGCCAGTGGATTTTAATTTAGAGAAAATACTAG GTGAATATTTTAGAACAGATGAATTTGCAGATCAGTCTCAGGAAAATCTGAGCTCTTCATCACTCAGAAGAAAGctgtttttagaagaaaatggaagtgtGTCTGGGTGTTTATCCCCTTCTCTGCATAGTCCATGTGGTAGTCAGCCACTTGGAGTGCTTTGTTCAATAGACATATCTCCAGTCCGGTGCAGAAGCCCTCTGGAAACATCTAGTTCA ggTCAGTTTTCGTCAAGCCCTATTCAGGGAGGAACAAGGGCTTATAGTCTGGGAAGTATAACCAGTCCCACATTTCCAGAGGGGTCTCCTGCGCATAATGGTTCTCCTACTTTTTCACCAATTGCTTTTCACATAAGAAAGACACCACTATCAG ACCAAAGAAAATTTACGTTTCATTCTCCAGATATTCCTTCTTCCTCAAATAGAATGACACCCCCAAGTACAAGAAGTCCTTACATAGATGGTTGTTCTCCAATTAAAAACTGTTCTCCTATGAGGCTTGGAGCATGTAGAGGAACTACCCAGTATCAGACTTCTGTCATTAGAATACCTATTACAGTTGAGAATCACGTTGAGGAtgagaaagacaaggaaaatgCTTCTCCAGCGGAAACTCGGTTCCCAGAAACAGATAATGGAATAAACTTACGTCAGCAAGATGGTGATACTTTTGCACATGGTACACATCTCGTGGTAGCAACTGTGTCTATTGCACCAGCTCACTCAGAAGCTTGTCACCAAAGGTTGTCATCGTTTCAGGATATAGAAGGCTCAAAGGAAAATAATACTGTAGATATGGCTGATGCAGCTGAAGTGTCGGAAGAAAACACTTGGATAAAAGAAACAATTGGCAGTAGCAATGCACCAATGACAAGCTTTATGACAGGGATAACTTTCAGTATTGAAAATTCTCGCATGTGCATGTCACCTCTTGCAGAAAGCAGTGCAATTCCTTGTGACAACAGTAGTATTCAG GTGGACAGTGGTTATAATACACAGACTTGTGGAAGCAGCATTATGGATACTGTGGGGGCTGAAAACAGTTGCAGAGAAAATGATGTGAATACGAATGTGCTTCAGAATAAATCTCAGCTGCTTAGAACAAAG GAGTGTTCCATTTTAAACCATAAGGACAATCAGTTGCTGAGAGCAAAATCTCCAGAGAAGCAATCCTGTTTCCATAAAGCAAAACCACGTAGTACAGTATTTGGTCAAAATGCAACTTGCAACGTTTCTGCCtggaaacataaaaatgaaaatcaagttCAGGGATTTCACAAAAATGGTATGTAG